Proteins encoded in a region of the Paramagnetospirillum magneticum AMB-1 genome:
- the acnB gene encoding bifunctional aconitate hydratase 2/2-methylisocitrate dehydratase, translating into MLEAYRQHVAERAALGIPPLPLSAEQTEALVGLLQNPPKGEEQALVDLITYRVPAGVDDAAKIKAEFLDKVAKGTVACALISRETATQLLGTMLGGFNVKPLIELLSDAKVGAVAAEGLKKTLLVFDFFHDVKELADKGNANAKAVLQSWADAEWFTSRPEVPKSLTVTIFKVTGETNTDDLSPAPDAWSRPDIPLHALAMLKNPRPGIEADEPGNRGPLKQLDALAKKGNLVAYVGDVVGTGSSRKSATNSVLWFTGEDIPYVPNKRFGGVCLGTKIAPIFYNTMEDAGALPIELDVNQMNMGDVVELRPYEGKALKDGKVIAEFTVKSEVIFDEVRAGGRIPLIIGRGLTAKAREALGLPVSTLFRLPAVPKDTGKGFSLAQKMVGRACGLPEGKGMRPGTYCEPKMTTVGSQDTTGPMTRDELKDLACLGFSADMVMQSFCHTAAYPKLVDVKTHRELPGFISTRGGVALRPGDGVIHSWLNRLLLPDTVGTGGDSHTRFPIGISFPAGSGLVAFAAATGVMPLDMPESVLVRFKGKMQPGVTLRDLVNAIPLYAIRAGLLTVEKKGKKNVFSGRILEIEGLPDLKVEQAFELSDAAAERSAAACSVRLDKAPIIEYMTSNITLMKWMIANGYEDARTLGRRIKAMEAWIKKPDLLAPDADAEYAAVIEIDLADVKEPIVACPNDPDDVKLLSEVAGAKIDEVFIGSCMTNIGHFRAAGKVLEGKSDIPTRLWIAPPTKMDAMILNEEGYYSVLGKSGARMEMPGCSLCMGNQAQIRKGSTAMSTSTRNFPNRLGIDTNVYLGSAELAAVCALMGKIPTVAEYLEQVNVVNAKAADVYRYMNFDKIAEFSDVAAKVAV; encoded by the coding sequence GTGCTTGAAGCCTATCGCCAGCATGTCGCCGAACGCGCCGCGCTCGGAATTCCCCCCCTGCCGCTGTCGGCCGAGCAGACCGAGGCTCTGGTGGGCCTGCTGCAGAACCCGCCCAAGGGCGAGGAACAGGCCCTCGTCGATCTGATCACCTATCGCGTCCCCGCCGGCGTGGACGACGCCGCCAAGATCAAGGCCGAATTCCTGGACAAGGTGGCCAAGGGCACCGTCGCCTGCGCGCTGATCAGCCGCGAGACGGCCACCCAGCTGCTGGGCACCATGCTGGGCGGCTTCAACGTCAAGCCGCTGATCGAGCTGCTGTCCGACGCCAAGGTTGGCGCCGTGGCCGCCGAGGGGCTGAAGAAGACCCTGCTGGTGTTCGACTTCTTCCACGACGTCAAGGAACTGGCCGACAAGGGCAATGCCAACGCCAAGGCGGTGCTGCAGTCCTGGGCCGACGCCGAGTGGTTCACCTCGCGTCCGGAAGTGCCGAAGTCCCTGACCGTCACCATCTTCAAGGTGACCGGCGAGACCAACACCGACGACCTGTCGCCGGCGCCCGACGCCTGGAGCCGCCCCGACATCCCCCTGCATGCCCTGGCCATGCTGAAGAACCCCCGTCCCGGCATCGAAGCCGACGAGCCCGGCAACCGCGGCCCCTTGAAGCAGTTGGACGCCCTGGCCAAGAAGGGCAACCTGGTGGCCTATGTGGGCGACGTGGTCGGCACCGGCTCGAGCCGCAAGTCGGCGACCAATTCGGTGCTGTGGTTCACCGGCGAGGACATTCCCTACGTCCCCAACAAGCGCTTCGGCGGCGTGTGCCTGGGCACCAAGATCGCCCCCATCTTCTACAACACCATGGAAGATGCCGGCGCCCTGCCCATCGAGCTGGACGTCAACCAGATGAACATGGGCGACGTGGTCGAACTGCGCCCCTATGAGGGCAAGGCGCTGAAGGACGGCAAGGTCATCGCCGAATTCACCGTCAAGTCCGAGGTGATCTTCGACGAAGTGCGCGCCGGCGGCCGCATTCCGCTGATCATCGGCCGCGGCCTGACCGCCAAGGCCCGCGAGGCCCTGGGTCTGCCGGTCTCCACCCTGTTCCGCCTGCCGGCCGTTCCCAAGGACACCGGCAAGGGCTTCTCGCTGGCCCAGAAGATGGTCGGCCGCGCCTGTGGCCTGCCCGAGGGCAAGGGCATGCGTCCCGGCACCTATTGCGAGCCCAAGATGACCACGGTCGGCTCGCAGGACACCACCGGCCCCATGACCCGCGACGAGTTGAAGGATCTGGCCTGTCTCGGCTTCTCCGCCGACATGGTGATGCAGTCCTTCTGCCACACCGCCGCCTACCCCAAGCTGGTGGACGTCAAGACCCACCGCGAGCTGCCGGGCTTCATCTCCACCCGTGGCGGCGTGGCCCTGCGTCCCGGCGACGGCGTCATCCATTCCTGGCTGAACCGCCTGCTGCTGCCCGACACCGTGGGCACCGGCGGTGATTCCCACACCCGCTTCCCCATCGGCATCTCCTTCCCGGCCGGCTCCGGCCTGGTGGCCTTCGCCGCCGCCACCGGCGTCATGCCGCTGGACATGCCGGAATCGGTGCTGGTGCGCTTCAAGGGCAAGATGCAGCCCGGCGTCACCCTGCGTGACCTGGTCAACGCCATCCCCCTTTACGCCATCCGCGCCGGCCTGCTGACCGTGGAGAAGAAGGGCAAGAAGAACGTCTTCTCCGGCCGCATCCTGGAGATCGAGGGCCTTCCCGACCTCAAGGTCGAGCAGGCGTTCGAGCTGTCCGACGCCGCCGCCGAGCGTTCGGCCGCCGCCTGCTCGGTGCGCCTGGATAAGGCTCCGATCATCGAGTACATGACGTCCAACATCACCCTGATGAAGTGGATGATCGCCAACGGCTACGAGGATGCCCGCACGCTGGGCCGCCGCATCAAGGCCATGGAGGCCTGGATCAAGAAGCCGGACCTGCTGGCCCCCGATGCCGATGCCGAATACGCCGCCGTGATCGAGATCGATCTGGCCGACGTCAAGGAGCCCATCGTCGCCTGCCCGAACGATCCCGACGACGTCAAGCTGCTGTCCGAAGTGGCCGGCGCCAAGATCGACGAGGTGTTCATCGGCTCGTGCATGACCAATATCGGTCACTTCCGCGCCGCCGGTAAGGTGCTGGAGGGCAAGTCCGACATCCCGACGCGGCTGTGGATCGCGCCCCCCACCAAGATGGACGCCATGATCCTCAACGAGGAAGGCTACTACTCGGTGCTGGGCAAATCGGGCGCCCGCATGGAGATGCCCGGCTGCAGCCTGTGCATGGGCAACCAGGCGCAGATCCGCAAGGGCTCGACCGCCATGTCCACCTCGACCCGCAACTTCCCCAACCGCCTGGGCATCGACACCAACGTCTATCTCGGCTCGGCCGAGTTGGCCGCCGTCTGCGCCCTGATGGGCAAGATCCCGACGGTCGCCGAGTATCTGGAGCAGGTGAACGTGGTCAATGCCAAGGCCGCCGACGTCTACCGCTACATGAACTTCGACAAGATCGCCGAGTTCAGCGACGTGGCCGCCAAGGTCGCCGTCTGA
- a CDS encoding bacteriohemerythrin, producing the protein MTIAWREAMSVGDETIDADHRHLVDMINVFEAAVVGKIDHKRVARVLLGLVEYTGAHFKREEEIQVLIRYPYHDSHRHGHRDVLKQLTGIAQQYTQATGTARDEMIRGLGGFLREWLVDHIIQSDLRMKPYVLKYQAETQDAKKRQRAAVALSEQIAGVGH; encoded by the coding sequence ATGACCATTGCGTGGCGTGAGGCCATGAGCGTGGGCGACGAGACCATCGATGCGGATCACCGGCATCTGGTCGACATGATCAACGTCTTCGAGGCTGCCGTGGTCGGCAAGATCGACCACAAGCGGGTCGCCCGCGTGCTGCTGGGGCTGGTGGAATACACCGGCGCCCATTTCAAGCGCGAGGAAGAGATCCAGGTGCTGATCCGCTACCCCTACCATGATTCCCACCGCCATGGGCACCGGGACGTTCTCAAGCAGCTGACGGGAATCGCCCAGCAATACACCCAGGCCACCGGGACGGCCCGTGACGAGATGATCCGCGGGCTGGGCGGCTTTCTACGCGAATGGCTGGTCGATCACATCATCCAGTCCGATCTGCGCATGAAGCCCTATGTGCTGAAGTATCAGGCCGAGACCCAGGACGCCAAGAAGCGCCAGCGCGCCGCCGTCGCCCTGTCCGAGCAGATCGCCGGGGTGGGGCACTGA
- a CDS encoding glucosaminidase domain-containing protein: protein MVLHDTAAPVAVARPQVQPAAAPQAASLTGDDVSSAARLNLALDRMGYRLEAVAAGQAEVPPLFLSNVPGDIDDLPDIEGKKAVFLRVMLPLVLAVDEEIAAERSRLLDIMNRKANRLHIPASDHTWLAELAERYDVEDGNLRKLLSRVDVVPPSLALAQSAEESGWGTSKLVRRSRNLFGHTVEVSADGSGMRSFATLYEAVRAYVHNLNTHRAYDGLRRARAQARAEGMRPDGHALAAALSTYSERGDAYVQTIRALIRRNDLNRYDQARLGRVQARRG from the coding sequence ATGGTACTTCATGATACCGCCGCGCCTGTCGCGGTGGCCCGCCCCCAGGTCCAGCCGGCTGCCGCCCCGCAAGCCGCAAGCCTCACCGGCGATGACGTCAGCAGCGCCGCCCGCCTCAATCTGGCCCTCGACCGCATGGGCTATCGCCTTGAGGCGGTCGCCGCCGGTCAGGCCGAGGTGCCGCCGCTGTTCCTTTCCAATGTTCCCGGCGATATCGACGATCTGCCCGACATCGAGGGCAAGAAGGCGGTGTTCCTGCGCGTCATGCTGCCGCTGGTACTGGCGGTGGACGAGGAAATCGCCGCAGAGCGCTCGCGCCTGCTCGACATCATGAACCGCAAGGCCAACCGTCTGCATATTCCGGCATCGGATCACACCTGGCTGGCCGAACTGGCCGAGCGCTACGACGTGGAGGACGGCAACCTGCGCAAGCTGCTGTCGCGCGTCGACGTGGTGCCGCCGTCCCTGGCCCTGGCCCAGTCGGCCGAGGAATCCGGCTGGGGGACCTCCAAGCTGGTCCGCCGCTCGCGCAACCTGTTCGGCCACACGGTCGAAGTCTCGGCCGACGGCAGCGGCATGCGCAGCTTCGCTACCCTGTACGAGGCGGTGCGCGCCTATGTGCACAACCTCAACACCCACCGCGCCTATGACGGGCTGCGCCGGGCCCGCGCTCAGGCCCGCGCCGAGGGGATGCGTCCGGATGGCCATGCCCTGGCGGCAGCCTTGTCCACCTATTCCGAGCGCGGCGACGCCTATGTGCAGACCATCCGCGCCCTGATCCGCCGTAACGACCTGAATCGTTACGATCAGGCCCGGCTGGGCCGGGTCCAGGCGCGGCGAGGTTAG
- a CDS encoding NifU family protein produces MFIQTEPTPNPATLKFLPGTVVMGQGTADFAEASRASGSPLATRLFAIDGVGSVFLGTDFITVAKLDAADWQVVKPQVLAAIMDHYNSGDPVINPGSEAAAASGDDDGIVMQIKELLDTRVRPAVAQDGGDIIFRAFEDGIVYLHLQGACSGCPSSSATLKHGIENMLKYYVPEVMAVQAVD; encoded by the coding sequence ATGTTCATCCAGACCGAACCCACCCCCAATCCCGCCACCCTGAAGTTCCTTCCCGGCACCGTGGTGATGGGCCAGGGGACCGCCGATTTCGCCGAGGCCTCGCGGGCTTCGGGCTCGCCGCTCGCCACCCGCCTGTTCGCCATCGACGGCGTGGGCAGCGTGTTCCTCGGCACCGACTTCATCACCGTGGCCAAGCTCGATGCCGCTGACTGGCAGGTGGTCAAGCCCCAGGTGCTGGCGGCCATCATGGACCACTACAATTCCGGCGATCCGGTGATCAATCCCGGCTCCGAGGCGGCGGCCGCGTCGGGCGACGACGATGGCATCGTCATGCAGATCAAGGAGCTGCTGGACACCCGCGTGCGTCCGGCCGTGGCCCAGGACGGCGGCGACATCATCTTCCGCGCCTTCGAGGACGGCATCGTCTACCTGCACCTGCAGGGCGCCTGTTCCGGCTGCCCCTCGTCCAGCGCCACCCTGAAGCATGGCATCGAGAACATGCTGAAGTATTATGTTCCCGAGGTGATGGCCGTCCAGGCGGTGGACTAA
- a CDS encoding universal stress protein, with protein MPTNRVFLVVVDDSPEMQAALRFACRRARSSDGQVALLRVIEPTEYEHFASIGNLMRAEAREAAEELLNRLAGDVNQMSGHLPVLHVREGNPRDELIALITEEPSISVLVLAADTGPGGPGPLVTALTGKYIGKLRVPLTLVPGSLTAEQIDAIT; from the coding sequence ATGCCGACCAATCGTGTTTTCCTGGTGGTTGTGGACGATTCGCCCGAGATGCAGGCGGCGTTGCGCTTCGCCTGCCGCCGCGCCCGCTCCTCGGACGGGCAGGTGGCGCTGTTGCGGGTGATCGAGCCCACCGAGTACGAGCATTTCGCCTCCATCGGCAATCTGATGCGCGCCGAGGCCCGCGAGGCGGCGGAGGAATTGCTCAACCGTCTGGCCGGCGACGTCAACCAGATGTCAGGCCATCTTCCGGTGCTTCATGTGCGCGAGGGCAATCCCCGGGACGAACTGATCGCCCTGATTACCGAAGAGCCCTCCATCTCGGTGCTGGTGCTGGCCGCCGATACCGGGCCGGGTGGTCCGGGGCCACTGGTGACGGCGCTGACGGGGAAATATATCGGCAAGCTCCGCGTGCCGTTGACCCTGGTTCCCGGCAGCCTGACGGCCGAACAGATCGATGCCATCACCTAG
- a CDS encoding TIGR02186 family protein — translation MKRLLLLLVLLIPAPSAWAVEPLVADLSKHLVAITTGFAGTDVLLFGAIEEMDGGKAGDVVVVVRGPNKAETLRRKDRTAGIWINSGIAKVDNAPSFYQVASTRPLDQLASPAILDRHQIGLEHLDLDIRVKDAGSNLEQYRQALFRLNQKKGLYGDKVLDIGMLSQRLFRTDVHFPANVPVGVYMVEVYLMSGGQVVSAQTTPLVVSKIGIGADVFDFAHHQAAAYGLIAIALAALAGWLAAVVFKKA, via the coding sequence ATGAAACGCCTGCTTCTTCTTCTCGTCCTGCTGATCCCGGCTCCGTCCGCCTGGGCGGTGGAGCCGCTGGTGGCGGATCTGTCCAAGCATCTGGTGGCCATCACCACCGGTTTCGCCGGAACGGACGTGCTGCTGTTCGGCGCCATCGAGGAGATGGACGGCGGCAAAGCGGGCGACGTGGTGGTGGTGGTGCGCGGCCCCAACAAGGCCGAGACCCTGCGGCGCAAGGACCGTACCGCCGGCATCTGGATCAACTCCGGCATCGCCAAGGTGGACAACGCGCCCTCGTTCTATCAGGTGGCCTCGACCCGTCCGCTGGACCAGCTGGCGTCGCCCGCCATCCTGGACCGCCATCAGATCGGGCTGGAGCATCTGGATCTGGACATCCGGGTGAAGGATGCGGGGTCCAACCTGGAACAGTACCGCCAGGCCCTGTTCCGGCTGAACCAGAAGAAGGGGTTGTACGGCGACAAGGTGCTCGATATCGGCATGCTGAGCCAGCGCCTGTTCCGCACCGACGTGCATTTCCCCGCCAACGTGCCGGTGGGGGTCTATATGGTCGAGGTCTATCTGATGTCCGGCGGCCAAGTGGTCAGTGCCCAGACCACACCGCTGGTGGTCAGCAAGATCGGCATCGGTGCCGATGTCTTTGACTTCGCCCATCATCAGGCGGCGGCCTACGGTCTCATCGCCATCGCGCTGGCGGCTCTGGCCGGCTGGCTGGCGGCGGTGGTGTTCAAGAAAGCCTGA
- a CDS encoding sulfite exporter TauE/SafE family protein codes for MQIYLPIAEMSVNVFVILGLGGGVGFMSGLFGVGGGFLMTPLLIFLGVPPTVAVGTEANQIVASSVSGVLAHWRRGNVDVKMGLILTLGGFVGSTLGVYVFKWLRGLGQIDLVISLLYIVFLGIVGSLMLVESIQALVASKRNGGNVPVRKKHQHSWMHGLPFKMRFRRSQLYISAIVPAAIGLLVGILAALMGVGGGFIMVPAMIYLLGMPTAVVVGTSLFQIIFVTANATFLQSTMNHTVDVVLALLLLLGGVIGAQVGARFGVKLKGEQLRSLLALMVLGVCVKLLFDMVTVPGELFAAGTGGKH; via the coding sequence ATGCAGATCTACCTTCCCATCGCCGAGATGTCGGTGAATGTCTTCGTTATCCTGGGCCTGGGTGGCGGGGTGGGGTTCATGTCGGGCCTGTTCGGAGTCGGCGGCGGATTCCTGATGACGCCGCTGCTGATCTTCCTGGGCGTGCCGCCCACCGTGGCGGTGGGGACCGAGGCCAACCAGATCGTCGCGTCGTCGGTGTCCGGCGTTCTCGCCCATTGGCGGCGCGGCAATGTCGACGTCAAGATGGGCCTGATCCTGACCCTGGGCGGCTTCGTCGGCTCGACGCTGGGCGTTTATGTCTTCAAGTGGCTACGCGGTCTGGGCCAGATCGATCTGGTCATCTCGCTGCTCTACATCGTCTTTCTCGGCATCGTCGGTTCGCTGATGCTGGTGGAAAGCATCCAGGCGCTGGTGGCCAGCAAGCGCAACGGCGGTAACGTTCCGGTGCGCAAGAAGCACCAGCACAGCTGGATGCACGGCCTGCCGTTCAAGATGCGCTTTCGCCGTTCGCAGCTCTATATCAGCGCCATCGTTCCCGCCGCCATCGGCCTGCTGGTCGGCATCCTGGCCGCCCTGATGGGCGTGGGCGGCGGCTTCATCATGGTGCCGGCCATGATCTATCTGCTGGGCATGCCCACGGCGGTGGTGGTGGGCACCTCGCTGTTCCAGATCATCTTCGTCACCGCCAATGCCACCTTTTTGCAATCGACCATGAACCACACGGTGGACGTGGTTCTGGCCCTGCTGCTGCTGCTGGGCGGCGTGATCGGCGCCCAGGTCGGCGCCCGCTTCGGCGTCAAGCTGAAGGGCGAGCAATTGCGGTCGCTGCTGGCCTTGATGGTGCTGGGCGTGTGCGTCAAGCTGCTCTTCGACATGGTCACGGTGCCGGGCGAATTGTTCGCCGCCGGGACGGGAGGGAAGCACTGA
- a CDS encoding DUF2333 family protein, which yields MTQRFAETLLNAVAAALAGVAAVLRHPSRRFVLWAFAVVVVLVFPIAMLVISKVDDNPDFASGNATAPRSRGVAVAAALVGRELDVSKWHANDPFFMPGAWLRDMPAFQLGLVGGLSRLVGALNSEKGVAFGPNGTDVNLNHAAGLLKYPGTVWKFDTHKSWLPTASAEKQYRNAQRSLDLYNDMVAAGSASFERKPEALAAAVEALIRDLDEVTEAIDHHLADKRPVLLDFSVDGVFYGNKGRLYAYSIVLRELGRDFEKVLADRRQTEAWTRMVDQLAGAARLRPWLVWSAAPDSSFLPNHLAAQGYAALRVRMQAAEMLAALK from the coding sequence GTGACCCAGCGCTTCGCCGAAACCCTGCTGAACGCCGTCGCCGCCGCCCTGGCGGGCGTGGCCGCCGTGCTGCGCCATCCGTCGCGCCGTTTCGTCCTGTGGGCCTTCGCCGTGGTGGTGGTGCTGGTCTTCCCCATCGCCATGCTGGTGATCAGCAAGGTGGACGACAATCCCGACTTCGCCTCGGGAAATGCCACCGCCCCCCGCTCGCGCGGCGTGGCGGTGGCCGCCGCCCTGGTCGGGCGCGAGCTGGACGTCAGCAAGTGGCACGCCAATGACCCCTTCTTCATGCCTGGCGCCTGGCTGCGCGACATGCCGGCCTTCCAGTTGGGCCTGGTGGGTGGGCTGTCCCGCCTGGTCGGCGCGCTGAATTCCGAGAAGGGCGTAGCCTTCGGCCCCAACGGCACCGACGTCAACCTCAACCACGCCGCCGGGCTGCTGAAATATCCCGGCACGGTGTGGAAGTTCGACACCCACAAATCCTGGCTGCCCACCGCCTCGGCCGAGAAGCAGTACCGCAACGCCCAACGCTCGCTGGATCTCTACAACGACATGGTCGCGGCTGGCTCGGCGTCGTTCGAGCGCAAGCCCGAGGCGCTGGCCGCCGCGGTCGAGGCGCTGATCCGTGATCTCGACGAGGTCACCGAGGCCATCGACCACCATCTGGCCGACAAGCGGCCGGTGCTGCTGGATTTCAGCGTCGACGGGGTGTTCTACGGCAATAAGGGGCGGCTTTACGCCTATTCCATCGTGCTGCGTGAGTTGGGCCGCGATTTCGAGAAGGTGCTGGCCGACCGGCGCCAGACCGAGGCCTGGACCCGCATGGTCGACCAGCTGGCCGGCGCGGCGCGGCTGCGCCCCTGGCTGGTGTGGAGCGCCGCGCCCGATTCCAGCTTCCTGCCCAACCATCTGGCGGCGCAGGGCTATGCCGCGCTCCGGGTGCGCATGCAGGCCGCCGAGATGCTGGCGGCGTTGAAATAG
- the trpS gene encoding tryptophan--tRNA ligase translates to MNRIFSGVQPTGNLHLGNYLGAIRNWVRLQDAYECIFCIVDMHAITLWQDPKELTRNIREVTAGMIAAGVDPAKHIVFNQSMVPAHAQLAWIFNCVARMGWLNRMTQFKDKAGKHKENASVGLFAYPNLMSADILTYKATHVPVGEDQKQHLELARDTAQKFNNDFGVEFFPLPEPIIPPEAARIMSLRDGSKKMSKSDESDYSRINMTDDADTIALKIRKAKTDLEPLPGAMEGLEGRPEASNLLGIYAALSGKEKAQVVTQFEGQQFSDFKKELVDLAVSVLGPINTEMKRLMTDTAHIDAVLRSGAERADAIAAPIIKDVYDIVGFLRP, encoded by the coding sequence ATGAACCGCATTTTTTCCGGCGTCCAGCCTACCGGTAACCTCCATCTCGGCAATTACCTGGGCGCCATCCGTAACTGGGTGCGGCTTCAGGACGCGTACGAGTGCATCTTCTGCATCGTCGATATGCATGCCATCACCTTGTGGCAGGACCCCAAGGAGCTGACCCGCAACATCCGCGAGGTCACCGCCGGCATGATCGCCGCCGGCGTCGATCCGGCCAAGCACATCGTCTTCAACCAGTCCATGGTTCCGGCCCATGCCCAGTTGGCCTGGATCTTCAATTGCGTCGCGCGCATGGGCTGGCTGAACCGCATGACCCAGTTCAAGGACAAGGCGGGCAAGCACAAGGAGAACGCCTCGGTCGGGCTGTTCGCCTATCCCAACCTGATGAGCGCCGACATCCTGACCTACAAGGCCACCCATGTGCCGGTGGGCGAGGACCAGAAGCAGCATCTGGAACTGGCCCGCGACACCGCCCAGAAGTTCAACAACGATTTCGGCGTCGAGTTCTTCCCGCTGCCCGAGCCCATCATTCCGCCCGAGGCGGCGCGCATCATGAGCTTGCGCGACGGGTCCAAGAAGATGAGCAAGTCCGACGAGTCCGATTACTCGCGCATCAACATGACCGACGATGCCGACACCATCGCCCTGAAGATCCGCAAGGCCAAGACCGACCTGGAGCCCCTGCCCGGCGCCATGGAAGGGCTTGAAGGCCGTCCCGAGGCTTCCAACCTGCTGGGGATCTACGCCGCGCTGTCCGGCAAGGAGAAGGCCCAGGTGGTGACCCAGTTCGAAGGCCAGCAGTTCTCGGACTTCAAGAAGGAATTGGTGGACCTGGCCGTCTCGGTGCTGGGCCCCATCAATACCGAGATGAAGCGCCTGATGACCGATACCGCTCATATCGACGCCGTCCTGCGCTCGGGTGCCGAACGGGCCGACGCCATCGCGGCGCCGATCATCAAGGACGTCTACGACATCGTCGGGTTCCTGCGGCCGTGA
- the murJ gene encoding murein biosynthesis integral membrane protein MurJ, translating into MSLFRSIATIGGFTMLSRVTGLMREMMIAHFLGAGAVADAFFVAFRFPNLFRSLFAEGAFNAAFVPLFTGKMTAEGTESARRFAEQSFAVLGLALALFVAVMELAMPWAIYGLAPGFDTVPGKMALAVEFSRICFPYLLFISLVSLQAGVLNSMGRFAAAAATPVLLNLTSMAGLWFLVPYSETAGHAMAWGTFAAGVVQFVWLSRAARRVGMGLGLVRPRLTPEVKLLFKRIVPGAVGAGVYQVNLVINTMIASTVADGAVSYLNYADRVNQLPLGVVGIAIGTALLPTLSRQLKAGEAEAARTSQNRAMELGLALTLPAAVALMVIAAPVIRVLFERGSFGPNETAATASALVAFAIGLPAYVLVKVLVPGFFAREDTGTPVRVAGVAMVLNVVLNLSLAKPLGHVGMALATAIAAWANVLILAVLLARRGFFTVDERLKSKAPRILAACAVMGGVLWGGKLALWPLAQGQLMAVGVLAGLVVLGAIAFLAAAQMLGALSLGEIKGMVRRKRG; encoded by the coding sequence ATGAGTCTGTTCCGCTCCATCGCCACCATTGGCGGTTTCACCATGCTATCGCGCGTCACCGGCCTGATGCGCGAGATGATGATCGCCCACTTCCTGGGCGCCGGGGCGGTGGCCGACGCCTTCTTCGTGGCGTTCCGCTTTCCCAACCTGTTCCGCTCGCTGTTCGCCGAGGGCGCCTTCAACGCCGCCTTCGTGCCGCTGTTCACCGGCAAGATGACCGCCGAGGGTACGGAATCTGCCCGTCGCTTCGCCGAGCAGTCCTTCGCCGTGCTGGGGCTGGCGCTCGCCCTGTTCGTGGCGGTGATGGAACTGGCCATGCCCTGGGCCATCTACGGCCTGGCGCCGGGCTTCGACACGGTGCCGGGCAAGATGGCGCTGGCGGTGGAATTCTCGCGCATCTGCTTCCCCTATCTGCTGTTCATCTCGCTGGTGTCGCTGCAGGCGGGCGTCCTCAATTCCATGGGCCGCTTCGCCGCCGCCGCCGCCACGCCGGTGCTGCTCAACCTGACTTCCATGGCCGGGCTGTGGTTCCTGGTGCCCTATTCCGAGACCGCCGGTCATGCCATGGCCTGGGGGACCTTCGCCGCCGGCGTGGTGCAGTTCGTCTGGCTGTCCCGCGCTGCCCGGCGGGTCGGCATGGGGCTGGGGCTGGTGCGGCCGCGCCTGACGCCTGAGGTCAAGCTGCTGTTCAAGCGCATCGTGCCGGGTGCCGTGGGCGCCGGCGTCTATCAGGTCAATCTGGTGATCAACACCATGATCGCCTCGACCGTGGCCGACGGCGCCGTCAGCTACCTCAATTATGCCGACCGGGTGAACCAGTTGCCGCTGGGCGTGGTGGGCATCGCCATCGGCACCGCCCTGCTGCCCACCCTGTCGCGCCAGCTGAAGGCCGGCGAGGCGGAGGCGGCGCGCACCAGCCAGAACCGCGCCATGGAACTGGGGTTGGCGCTGACCCTGCCGGCGGCGGTGGCCCTGATGGTCATCGCCGCCCCGGTGATCCGGGTGCTGTTCGAGCGCGGCTCGTTCGGACCCAACGAGACGGCGGCCACCGCGTCGGCCCTGGTGGCCTTCGCCATCGGCCTGCCGGCCTACGTGCTGGTCAAGGTGCTGGTCCCCGGCTTCTTCGCCCGCGAGGATACCGGCACGCCGGTGCGGGTGGCGGGTGTCGCCATGGTGCTGAACGTCGTTCTCAACCTGTCGCTGGCCAAGCCGCTGGGCCATGTGGGCATGGCGCTGGCCACCGCCATCGCCGCCTGGGCCAATGTCCTGATCCTGGCGGTGCTGCTGGCCCGGCGCGGATTCTTCACCGTGGACGAGCGGCTGAAATCCAAGGCGCCGCGCATCTTGGCCGCCTGCGCCGTGATGGGCGGGGTCCTGTGGGGCGGCAAGCTGGCCCTGTGGCCCCTGGCCCAGGGGCAGTTGATGGCGGTGGGCGTGCTGGCCGGTCTGGTGGTGCTGGGCGCCATCGCCTTCCTGGCGGCGGCCCAGATGCTGGGTGCGCTGAGCCTGGGGGAGATCAAGGGGATGGTTCGCCGCAAGCGGGGTTGA
- a CDS encoding GNAT family N-acetyltransferase — MKDEVDIVAGWQPGAIGDIAAMHSRYYALHWNFGPYFEAKVASELAAFVRDRHRFASQLWCAVDSRDRMVGSVAIDGAKGLQAGAHLRWFMVDPNRQGMGAGSRLLDTALEFCREKGFASVHLWTFDGLYAARRLYEARGFVLTQELTGETWGKPVTEQCFQLNLAGSPCVGEGLPQ, encoded by the coding sequence ATGAAGGACGAGGTCGACATCGTGGCGGGATGGCAACCCGGGGCCATCGGCGACATTGCGGCGATGCATTCGCGCTATTACGCTCTGCACTGGAATTTCGGACCTTATTTCGAGGCCAAGGTGGCCAGCGAGCTGGCCGCCTTCGTGCGCGACCGCCATCGCTTCGCCAGCCAGCTGTGGTGCGCCGTGGATTCCCGCGACCGGATGGTGGGATCGGTGGCCATCGACGGCGCCAAGGGGCTGCAGGCCGGAGCGCATCTGCGCTGGTTCATGGTCGATCCCAACCGCCAGGGCATGGGGGCAGGCTCGCGCCTTTTGGACACCGCCCTGGAGTTCTGCCGGGAGAAGGGCTTCGCCTCGGTGCATCTGTGGACCTTCGACGGGCTGTATGCGGCGCGAAGGCTGTATGAGGCCCGGGGTTTCGTCCTCACCCAGGAACTGACCGGCGAGACCTGGGGCAAGCCGGTGACCGAGCAATGCTTCCAGTTGAATCTTGCCGGATCCCCTTGCGTCGGCGAGGGCTTGCCCCAATAG